The Pseudomonas iranensis genome includes a window with the following:
- the fos gene encoding fosfomycin resistance glutathione transferase — protein sequence MLTGLNHLTLAVRDLQRSLAFYRDVLQLNVEATWDNGAYLSLPGLWLCLSEDPQRSGEPGADYTHYALSVSAADFTSLVETLKSAQVPQWRDNRSEGASFYFLDPDGHKLEAHVGDLQSRLAACRQKPYPGMRFNDAQ from the coding sequence ATGCTTACCGGTCTTAACCACCTGACCCTGGCCGTCCGCGATCTGCAGCGCAGTCTGGCGTTTTATCGCGATGTGCTGCAATTGAACGTCGAAGCGACGTGGGATAACGGCGCCTATTTGTCACTGCCCGGACTGTGGTTGTGCTTGTCAGAAGATCCTCAGCGCAGTGGGGAGCCGGGCGCGGACTATACCCATTACGCTTTGAGCGTGAGCGCGGCAGACTTCACTTCACTGGTTGAGACGTTGAAATCGGCTCAGGTGCCGCAGTGGCGAGACAACCGTAGCGAGGGCGCGTCGTTCTACTTTCTCGACCCCGACGGGCACAAGCTGGAAGCCCATGTCGGCGATTTGCAATCGCGGCTGGCTGCGTGTCGGCAAAAACCGTACCCCGGCATGCGTTTTAACGACGCGCAGTGA
- a CDS encoding LysE family translocator, with translation MTPSLLLAVLASGFIYGITPGPGVLAVFGIGAAHGRRAGAGFLCGHLLGDVIWCSTALVAIVGAQEIGSTAFDVLGVLSAVYLFWLGWRAVRAQRRSGDEAQGAARQPFWHGIVFGLTNPKAYPVAVATFTALLSSRAELLNWSMLPALIALSFIGGALAYAILIGVVGAQRVRTVYQRHELLITRLCGVMFIGFAINALMHALPGLLPNKG, from the coding sequence ATGACTCCATCATTGCTGTTGGCCGTTCTGGCTTCGGGTTTCATCTACGGGATCACCCCCGGGCCGGGCGTGCTGGCGGTGTTCGGGATTGGCGCGGCCCATGGGCGGCGGGCCGGGGCGGGGTTTCTGTGTGGGCATCTGCTCGGCGACGTGATCTGGTGCAGTACCGCGCTGGTGGCGATTGTCGGTGCGCAGGAAATCGGCAGCACCGCGTTCGATGTCCTCGGCGTGCTCAGCGCGGTGTACCTGTTCTGGCTCGGCTGGCGTGCGGTGCGTGCCCAACGCCGTAGCGGCGACGAGGCGCAAGGCGCGGCGCGGCAGCCGTTCTGGCACGGCATCGTCTTCGGCCTGACCAATCCCAAGGCGTACCCGGTGGCGGTGGCGACCTTTACGGCGCTGCTGTCGAGCCGCGCCGAACTGCTTAATTGGTCGATGCTGCCGGCGCTGATCGCCCTGAGCTTTATCGGCGGTGCGCTGGCTTACGCTATCCTCATCGGCGTGGTCGGCGCGCAGCGGGTGCGCACGGTGTATCAGCGTCATGAGCTGCTCATCACCCGTTTATGCGGCGTGATGTTTATCGGCTTCGCCATCAATGCGTTGATGCACGCGCTGCCGGGGCTGCTGCCGAACAAGGGCTGA
- a CDS encoding DUF4142 domain-containing protein produces the protein MSRMATRLRNASFATLLGLCASTAFAQSPAEFINDASAKGMADIEASRLAHGKTESKEVKDYTIVVINDRTTANQHLAKIAKKLDLPVAPREELADKAKELMPEVKDGATFDQAYAASQVKATEEAITQIEQQAQTTDVPEIKAFADETLPKLQSHLEKARALQASR, from the coding sequence ATGAGCCGGATGGCCACCCGTTTACGTAATGCCAGTTTTGCGACTCTGCTGGGCCTGTGCGCCAGCACTGCGTTCGCACAGTCGCCTGCCGAATTCATCAACGATGCCTCTGCCAAAGGCATGGCCGACATCGAAGCCAGCCGTCTGGCCCACGGCAAGACTGAATCCAAAGAGGTGAAGGATTACACCATCGTCGTCATCAACGACCGCACCACGGCCAACCAGCATTTGGCGAAAATCGCCAAGAAGCTCGACCTGCCGGTTGCCCCCCGCGAAGAACTCGCCGACAAGGCCAAAGAGTTGATGCCGGAAGTGAAGGACGGCGCGACTTTCGATCAGGCCTACGCCGCCAGTCAGGTCAAGGCGACCGAAGAGGCCATCACCCAGATCGAGCAACAGGCACAGACCACCGACGTGCCGGAAATCAAAGCGTTTGCCGATGAGACTTTGCCGAAGCTGCAAAGCCATCTGGAAAAGGCCCGCGCGTTGCAGGCCAGTCGCTAG
- a CDS encoding low affinity iron permease family protein, with protein sequence MKFAKIAQKLALWAGSPKTFMGALILIGLWGLSGPIFGYNDTWQLIINTSTTIITFLMVFLIQNTQNRDTDILHLKLDELLRVNKEAQNAMLGLEALDLKQLEALRRHYRALGENQVFDLEGLGDKSKPKQDLNEC encoded by the coding sequence ATGAAATTCGCAAAAATTGCCCAAAAACTTGCCCTGTGGGCCGGTAGCCCGAAGACGTTCATGGGGGCGTTGATTCTGATCGGGTTGTGGGGTTTGAGCGGGCCGATTTTTGGTTACAACGACACTTGGCAACTGATCATCAATACATCGACGACGATCATCACGTTCCTGATGGTGTTCCTGATTCAGAACACGCAGAACCGTGATACCGACATTCTGCACTTGAAACTCGATGAGCTGCTGCGGGTGAACAAGGAAGCGCAGAACGCGATGCTCGGGCTGGAGGCGCTGGATCTGAAACAGCTTGAAGCGCTGCGCCGGCATTACCGCGCGCTGGGTGAGAATCAGGTGTTTGATCTTGAGGGGCTTGGCGACAAGAGCAAGCCAAAGCAGGATTTGAATGAGTGCTGA
- a CDS encoding type I restriction endonuclease, with the protein MEFFEKLASLAAKVRLQSAAIQTEEATKNAFVMPFISTVLGYDVFDPTEVTPEFVCDIGTKKGEKIDYAIMKEGEVQILIECKKIGESLHINHASQLFRYFHVTSARISILTNGQVYKFFTDLDAPNKMDEKPFLELDLLDIDEYSVPELVKLTKSAFDVDSIINAAGELKYVSQIKKVLAAQVSKPDDDFVKVFASRVYDGVITQKVRDQFHELTRKAVGQFLNDQINDRLKSAMSGAIQPALASLPLVSAGTDPVDPRDESDDKVLTTLEELEGYHIVRALVRSVVDAKRIVQRDTQSYFGILLDDNNRKPICRLHFNRSQKYLGIFDEEKNETRHAINSVDDIYEFSDHLKKTVGYYD; encoded by the coding sequence ATGGAATTCTTCGAAAAGTTAGCCAGCCTAGCCGCAAAAGTCCGCTTGCAGAGCGCTGCGATCCAGACTGAAGAAGCAACGAAAAATGCATTCGTCATGCCTTTTATCAGCACGGTTCTGGGTTACGACGTTTTTGACCCGACTGAGGTGACCCCCGAATTCGTCTGCGATATCGGCACCAAAAAAGGCGAGAAGATCGACTACGCGATCATGAAAGAGGGGGAAGTGCAGATTCTGATCGAATGCAAAAAGATCGGTGAATCGTTGCACATCAATCACGCCTCACAGTTGTTCCGATATTTCCATGTCACCAGCGCTCGAATCTCCATTCTTACCAACGGCCAAGTCTATAAATTTTTCACCGATCTGGACGCGCCGAATAAAATGGATGAGAAACCGTTCCTTGAATTGGATTTGTTGGACATTGATGAGTATTCAGTCCCCGAGTTGGTAAAGTTGACGAAGTCAGCTTTTGATGTTGATTCCATCATCAATGCAGCGGGGGAGTTGAAATATGTCAGCCAAATCAAAAAGGTCCTCGCCGCGCAGGTCAGCAAGCCGGACGATGACTTTGTAAAGGTTTTCGCTTCTCGGGTTTATGACGGCGTGATCACGCAGAAAGTGCGCGACCAGTTTCACGAGCTGACCAGAAAAGCTGTCGGTCAATTTTTGAATGACCAGATCAATGATCGGCTCAAATCGGCCATGAGCGGCGCTATCCAGCCAGCGTTGGCCTCCCTGCCATTAGTTTCTGCCGGAACTGATCCGGTAGATCCGCGTGACGAATCAGATGACAAGGTTTTAACAACGCTGGAAGAGCTGGAGGGCTATCACATCGTTCGGGCGTTGGTTCGATCTGTCGTCGATGCCAAGCGCATTGTTCAGCGCGATACACAGAGCTATTTCGGTATCTTGCTGGACGACAACAATCGCAAACCGATCTGCCGTTTGCATTTCAATCGATCACAAAAGTATCTCGGCATCTTCGATGAAGAAAAAAACGAGACCCGTCATGCGATCAACTCGGTGGATGACATCTATGAGTTCTCGGATCATCTGAAAAAAACTGTCGGCTATTACGATTGA
- the tam gene encoding trans-aconitate 2-methyltransferase, with amino-acid sequence MSWSAQQYVAFEDERTRPARDLLAAIPTAHARAVVDIGCGPGNSTELLVQRFPEARVSGLDSSADMIAAARKRLPDVQFEVAEIDKWTDEAPFDVIFANAVLQWVPDHASLLPALASKLSDGGSLAIQMPDNLNEPSHRLMRDIAADGPWASKLADAAGQRTDMASASEYFSMLRPHCARVDVWRTTYHHQLRDGAAGVVEWFKGSGLIPFLNPLAEEERAQYLQRYLAEVAKAYPALADGSVLLPFPRLFIVATR; translated from the coding sequence ATGAGTTGGTCTGCCCAGCAATACGTCGCTTTCGAAGATGAACGCACCCGTCCGGCCCGTGATCTGTTGGCGGCGATACCCACGGCGCACGCCCGGGCGGTGGTGGATATTGGTTGCGGGCCGGGCAATTCCACCGAGTTGCTGGTGCAGCGTTTTCCCGAGGCCCGGGTCAGTGGCCTGGACAGTTCGGCGGACATGATCGCCGCCGCGCGCAAGCGCTTGCCCGATGTACAGTTCGAGGTGGCCGAGATCGACAAGTGGACCGATGAAGCCCCGTTCGATGTGATCTTCGCCAATGCGGTGCTGCAATGGGTGCCTGATCACGCTTCGTTGTTGCCAGCCCTGGCCAGCAAGCTTTCAGATGGTGGCAGCCTGGCGATTCAGATGCCGGACAACCTCAACGAACCGTCCCACCGCTTGATGCGTGACATCGCCGCCGATGGGCCGTGGGCGAGCAAGTTGGCAGACGCTGCCGGGCAGCGTACCGACATGGCCAGTGCCAGTGAGTATTTTTCAATGCTGCGCCCGCACTGCGCGCGGGTCGATGTGTGGCGCACCACCTATCATCACCAACTTCGCGATGGTGCGGCGGGGGTGGTGGAGTGGTTCAAGGGCAGTGGTTTGATTCCGTTTCTGAACCCGTTGGCCGAGGAGGAACGGGCGCAGTATCTGCAGCGGTATCTGGCGGAAGTTGCCAAGGCTTATCCGGCCTTGGCTGACGGCTCGGTGCTGCTGCCGTTTCCACGTTTGTTTATTGTTGCGACTCGCTGA
- a CDS encoding DUF6124 family protein has protein sequence MFKVTPNPPETDPASPYESLDSKKLHEAAERALDHYLISPKTSSPPYQTSSMFMVNPSTDTESLLVNASESLGSASVMLGDFAAMLDGSQRKTLLGIAQVVMLGELAVNRALDNVVPVG, from the coding sequence ATGTTCAAGGTAACGCCAAATCCACCGGAAACCGATCCGGCCTCTCCGTACGAGTCCCTCGATTCGAAAAAACTCCACGAAGCCGCCGAACGCGCCCTCGACCACTACCTCATTTCGCCGAAAACCAGCTCACCGCCATACCAGACCAGCAGCATGTTCATGGTCAACCCGAGCACCGACACCGAGTCGCTATTGGTCAACGCCAGCGAATCCCTCGGCTCGGCCAGCGTCATGCTCGGCGACTTCGCCGCCATGCTCGACGGCAGCCAGCGCAAAACCCTGCTCGGCATCGCCCAGGTCGTCATGCTGGGCGAGCTGGCGGTGAATCGGGCGCTGGATAATGTGGTGCCGGTCGGTTAG
- a CDS encoding helix-turn-helix domain-containing protein, which produces MSFMHLLHSPAEIARNVGENAKILRLSKNLSRKTLAEKAGVSESTIKRFEATGLVTLEALILIATALDELNAVTKLFKPEQPSSLDELKNARRKRGMR; this is translated from the coding sequence ATGTCATTCATGCATTTGCTTCACTCGCCGGCTGAGATCGCTAGAAATGTCGGAGAAAACGCCAAAATCCTGCGGCTCTCCAAAAACCTTTCCCGCAAGACGCTCGCAGAAAAGGCGGGGGTTTCCGAATCCACCATCAAGCGATTCGAAGCGACCGGGCTCGTGACGTTGGAGGCTTTGATCCTGATAGCCACTGCGCTTGATGAACTCAACGCTGTGACCAAGCTGTTCAAACCAGAGCAACCGAGCTCGCTGGATGAGCTGAAGAATGCCAGGCGCAAGAGAGGGATGCGCTGA
- a CDS encoding type II toxin-antitoxin system HipA family toxin: MIKPFKHTEALNVLKEGAKVGELVRVAGRGIYFAYDPGWLATGYNLSPLTMAWDEKPQLARNTSLFEGLHGPFADSLPDGWGMLLMDRYFDSTFGDGTHLTLTALNRLAYMGERSMGAFEYQPKAEKTELTGPLDICQLYEASIEVQEGETPAVLTKLRLAGGSPGGARPKAIVALSADKKHAISAFDALLEGYAHWIVKFRALYEPIETGGIELAYAEMARAAGVTMAESDLLDVQMPGGEVERFFATQRFDRDGERKIHMMTVSALMYADYRALSSIDYPNLLKLTQVLTRSSVEVEKMARLMIFNALSHNHDDHAKNFAFLCHNPEKKGERETWTLSPAYDLTFANAMGEHTTDFGGRTPGKPTRKRILEICKDYKYLKAEEYIEQTLAALADWRKVFTRLNVPHKAGEPIFNVLARLHQDFEK; the protein is encoded by the coding sequence ATGATCAAGCCTTTCAAACACACAGAAGCGCTGAATGTTTTGAAAGAGGGCGCCAAGGTTGGCGAGCTGGTCAGAGTCGCGGGCCGGGGGATTTACTTCGCTTACGATCCGGGTTGGCTTGCCACTGGCTACAATCTTTCGCCGCTGACAATGGCTTGGGACGAAAAGCCCCAGTTGGCCAGGAACACCAGCCTCTTCGAAGGGCTACACGGACCGTTCGCCGATTCACTGCCTGACGGCTGGGGCATGCTGCTGATGGATCGATATTTCGACAGCACCTTCGGTGACGGCACCCACCTAACCCTCACAGCGCTTAATCGCCTTGCTTATATGGGCGAGCGCAGTATGGGTGCGTTTGAATATCAGCCGAAGGCGGAAAAAACAGAGCTCACAGGCCCTTTGGATATTTGCCAACTCTACGAAGCTTCAATCGAAGTTCAAGAGGGTGAGACCCCTGCAGTGCTTACCAAATTGCGTCTGGCTGGTGGCTCACCGGGGGGCGCACGACCGAAGGCAATCGTGGCGCTGTCTGCCGACAAAAAACACGCAATTTCGGCCTTTGATGCCCTGCTCGAGGGCTATGCACATTGGATCGTGAAGTTCAGGGCATTGTACGAACCGATTGAAACCGGCGGCATCGAACTCGCCTATGCCGAGATGGCTCGTGCCGCCGGAGTGACCATGGCTGAATCGGATCTTCTGGATGTGCAGATGCCTGGCGGCGAGGTTGAGCGTTTCTTCGCAACCCAGCGCTTCGACCGCGACGGCGAGCGCAAGATTCACATGATGACCGTCTCGGCGCTCATGTACGCGGACTACCGCGCATTGTCATCCATCGACTACCCGAACCTGCTCAAGCTCACTCAGGTGTTGACCAGAAGCTCCGTCGAAGTGGAAAAGATGGCCAGGTTAATGATCTTCAATGCGCTGTCTCACAACCATGACGACCATGCGAAGAACTTTGCCTTTCTCTGCCACAATCCTGAAAAAAAAGGCGAGAGAGAAACCTGGACGCTGTCCCCGGCATACGACCTGACCTTCGCAAACGCCATGGGCGAGCACACCACTGACTTCGGTGGCCGCACTCCCGGCAAGCCTACGCGCAAGCGGATCCTGGAGATCTGCAAGGATTACAAATACCTCAAGGCCGAGGAATACATCGAGCAGACTCTCGCTGCGCTCGCCGACTGGAGGAAAGTATTCACTCGATTGAATGTCCCGCACAAAGCCGGGGAGCCGATCTTCAATGTACTGGCGAGGCTGCATCAGGATTTCGAGAAGTAA